TGGCGATAGGACATTCCTCGTGACAATAAGATGACACCTTTTCGTATTCTTATCGTATTTGGAACAAGGCCGGAAGCGATGAAGATGGCACCGCTAGTAAAAGCATTGCGTTTAAGAGAGGAATGGACGAGTTATATATGTGTGACTTCCCAACATCAAGTAATGTTAAATCAAGTAATGAATGCCTTTTCTTTAAAAGCTGATTTCGATTTGGATGTAATGGAGGAGGAGCAATCTCTTACATCGTTAACCATGCGTCTTTTACAAAGGTTGGAGCCAGTGATGCAAGAGGTGAAACCGGATTTGGTATTGGTGCATGGAGATACAACAACCTCGTTTGTTGCTAGTATAGTGGCATCGTATTTTCAGATCCCAGTGGGGCATGTAGAAGCGGGATTGAGAACGACTGATCTGCGTTCCCCTTTCCCGGAAGAGATGAACCGTAGATTGACAGGGGTGATTGCACAACTTCACTTTGCTCCCACTCAACGGGCTGCAGCTAACTTATATCGTGAAGGGAAAAGTCGTAATCAGGTCTATATTACAGGTAATACCATTATTGATGCATTTGCTACTACGGTAAGAAAGGAGTATTCTCACCCGTTGTTACAAAATATTAAGGATAAACAACTTGTGTTGGTAACCGCACATCGGCGAGAGAGTTGGGGTGAAGCGATGAGGAAGATGTTCGAAAGCTTACGTCGTCTGATCGATGAGGTTTCATCTGCTGTAATTCTCTTTCCAGTTCATTTAAACCCACAAGTCAAATTACTGGCTGAGAAAGTGCTGGGGGGACATGAACGTATTCATCTAATCCCACCCTTATGTCCTTTACACTTTCATAATCTCCTTCAGCATGCTCATCTAGTTTGTACAGATTCTGGGGGAATACAAGAAGAGGCTCCCTCCTTTAAGGTGCCTGTACTGGTGATGAGAGAGCGCACAGAAAGACCTGAGGCGGTTGAAGCAGGGGTAGCGAAGTTAGTGGGAACAGACGGAGAGTGTCTCTATACAGAGGCGAAACAGTTACTAATCGATCGAAAGTCGCATGAAAACATGATTACGGATCATAATCCTTTTGGTGATGGGGAAGCGGCACAGAGAATTTGTGACGCGATTGCCTATCATTTTGGTTTTTCTGATGTTCGACCTCCTTGCTTTGTGTCAAGTTTATGTAAATAAAATTAACATTAACTTGATGAGAGGCAATGAAAATGATCCAATGTCATTTTTAGTTACACTTAATTGTTGAAGTATTTTGTTTTTATGATATAATGGAAAATATCGCAAGCAAGATAAAGGCAAACATGGGTTATGGATCATTCGAGGAGGAGGGATTGAGTGGAAAAACGTATGGATTTAACACTACGTTCACCGATGCAGATGACTCACTTACTGTATTTGTCACAAAAGTTGGTACAGGTGGAAAGTGATATTCAGTTTGTGAAAGAAGGGGTGACATGCAACGGGAAAAGTATTCTTGGGGTCATTTCATTCTTTCTCTCCATGAAAAAGGGGGAGCTGTTCACTCTGCTCGTGGAAGGGTCGGATGCAGGGGCAGTATGCAATCAATTAGAAGAGTGGTTTGCTCAGAGGCAGGAGGCAGAGCCGGATCAGTGGGAGCAAGAGGGAACAGAACAAGTATTGGAGGCTTGGCGAGAGGCGGGTTCTAAATGGACCCCATCGGTACGGATGGTCGCAAAGTCATACTTTCGTTCTGGATAGCGATCTTCTTTTTTAACCCCTGTATGGGGGCTTTTTTTTGCTTTTTGATGGGGATGTTCAAGTGGGTATGATATTGATAAGATAGGAACAAGTCGTTTATGTAGAAAGAGAGTGGGTCCAAATGAGAGCAGATTCCTTTATTTTTACAGCGTCAGATGGAGAAGAAATTTTTGTGTATCGCTGGAGCCCAGCGGGCACATGTAGAGGGATTGTTCAGATTGCACATGGAATGGCTGAGCATGCCGGACGTTATGATGATTTTGCTAAAGCATTGACGGACGCAGGATATCGGGTTTATGCTAATGACCATCGTGGTCATGGTCGCACAGCGGGCACTCAGGAGCGACTGGGTCACTTTGCTGACCGAAGTGGTTGGGATCGTACCATGGAAGATATGCATGAGTTAACGGTGCGCATCAGACAGGAAAATACAAGCCAACAAACTTTGTTTCTACTTGGGCACAGTATGGGTTCCTTCCTCGCTCGTTACTATGCTCAATCGTATGGTGATGAGCTAGCAGGCTTAATTTTATCTGGTACGGGAATAAGCAAAGGTCCAGTGAGCTCTGTTGGACTCTCCATAGCGAAACTGCAGGGGTGGGTTCGGGGGAAAAAAACGCGAAGCAAATTGCTTGATCGACTTTCATTCGGTAAATTTAATCACTCATTTATGCCTATTCGTACCTCGTTTGATTGGCTTTCACGCGATGAGGAGGAAGTGGATAAATATATTCGGGATCCGCTTTGTGGACAGATTGCCACTTCTCAATTTTTTAGAGATCTCATAACGGGCGTTAAAGTATTAGATCGACCACAGCATCTTCAGCGTATACCATCTACTCTTCCGATCTATCTATTCTCTGGAGCGAAAGATCCAGTCGGGGAAGAAGGAAAGGGAGTACATAAGGTTGCTAAATTACTTAAAGATGCAGGTGTGAAAGAGGTAGAGATCCGCTTGTATGAAGATGGCCGCCACGAAATGTTGAATGAATTGAATAAGGAAGAAGTTTATCACGATGTGTTGACATGGTTAGAGCGCCATCAATAGAGAGGAGACAGGCACACCAGGGAGGCAGTTGCTTCTCTGGTGTGCTTTTCTTACCTTTTTAGTATGTGTTAAGCCTAGACCTACCTGATGTGAATGCTTCAATTTAATCTGAAACGAGCTTGGTTTTAAATTAGAGAACGCATATACGTAATCACTTCGTGTAAGCGTCCTACCAAAAGGTCTAGATCCTCTCGTGTTGTTTCCCTACCTAGAGTGATACGCAAACTTTGATGCGCATCTTCTGCTTTATGCCCCATCGCTATGAGTACATGAGAGGGAGCATGCTTACCAGCACTACAAGCGGATCCGCTGGAGATAAAGATATTGTGACGATTTAATTCCAACATTACAGCTTGCCCCTCTACGCGATCAAAGCTTACATTAATATTGTTAGGTAGTCGGTCTGTGGGATGACCATTTAGACAGACATCTTTTATTTCCGAGGAAATACGTTTCCATAAAGTATCTCGCAGTTGGGTTAATCGGGCTGCCTCTGTTGTTACCTCCTGTGAGATCAACTCAGCGGCTAATCCGAAACCTACGATTCCAGGCACATTCTGCGTACTAGGACGCAATCCACGCTCTTGACCGCCTCCATACATGATAGGCTCAATTCGCACACCCTTACGGATATAGAGAGCCCCTACACCTTTAGGGCCGTAAATCTTATGCGAGGCGATGGAAAGGAGGTCGATTGAGAGAAGGGAGAGATCAAGTGGTAGTTTTCCTACCCACTGGATGGCATCTACATGAAAAAGGATACCTTTTTCTCGTAGTAACTCTCCGATGGTAGCTATAGGATTGAGGGATCCCACCTCATTGTTGGCGGCCATCACACTGACGAGGATCGTATTCGGTGTGATGGCTTCTTTTACTTTCTCCGTTTCGACCTGTCCATATCTATTGACAGGCAAATAGGTAATGTCAAAGCCTTCTTTTTCTAGTGCTCGACAACATTCTAAGATAGCTGGGTGCTCCACTTGTGAAGTGATAATATGATTTCCTCGATGGCGGTGTTTACGGGCAGCGCCTAATACAGCTAAGTTATTCGCTTCTGTACCTCCACTAGTAAAGATGATTTCACGTGCGTCTGCCCCGATGGATGTTGCAACTTGAGAGCGTGCCCACTCAATCCGATCTCTTGCCGCTTGTCCGGGATCGTGCAAACTACCCCCATTTGCAAACTCGTGTTGTAAACAGTGCATAACGATCTCCTGTACTTCTTTACGTACTGGAGCGGTTGCTCCATAATCCAGATAGATTGATTTCATAGGCGTGTAACGGAAAAATGGATTTTCCGAAAATATCCCTCCCTGCATGATGTGAATGAATGAAAATCATGAACATGATCATTATGAGGTGAGAAGCTTATAATAAATCATTGTACTGTCTAACTTGCCCCCATCGGAACGAGCGTATTGTGGAATCTGCCCCACAAACGTATAATTTAGGGATTGATATAATTGATTTGAAGGATCTCCGTCTCGTGTATCTAGGACGAGAAGGTGAATGTTTTTTTCTATGGCTGCCTTTTCTACAACCCTCATTAAGGTTCGTGCAATTCCTTGTCGACGTACTTGAGGGGAAACCATCAATTTTGCAACTTCTCCACGGTGCGTTCCATTCGGTTTGTTGCAAGGAATTAATTGAACACTACCAATAATATGTTCATCCAATGTGGCAATCCATAACTGTTTTTCTGCTAAGTTGAGGGATGACCAGTATGAAGTTGCTTCTTCATAGGTGAAAGGAGAAATAAAGCCGATCGAAGCTCCGGAGTGGATAACCTCGATAAGAAGGTTGGATAATGAATGAATATCAGTGGAAGATAGCTGCTGGATATGCCGGAATTTGAAACGATTCACCATGGATCCTCCTCTATGGTTACAGTTTGTTTCCTTCACGATGGAATCTTTTTAGTCTACACCAATATACCACAGCTAAAGGAGTAGGCGAGAGTATTTGAAAAGAAGGCAGACGGGCTAAGTATCTATTGGGAATAATATAGGATAAGGAAGTATCACATCCAAAAATGGAAACAACATGTATGGGTCGGTCTAACTTTGTGAAAAAAATCACGTAATATTTACAACCCAGGTTGTTTGGTCAGCGCCTCTGGCGCAGGGAATACGCGGTTTTTCACAAGTGTAACGATGGACAAGGGTATTTGCTGGTTGACTTTATATAAAATCATGAGAAAATGTCTACACGGAATATGAATAATATGTGAAAGGAATCACAATCATGAACCAGATCAAGACGGACTTCCTTGTTATCGGAAGTGGGATTGCGGGACTGGTAACAGCACTCTTGCTTGCGGATAAAGGCGAGGTAACCATCTTAACGAAGGAAAGAGAAGAAGCTAGTAATTCTTTTCGTGCACAAGGCGGAATTGCTGCAGCTGTAGGGATGGAAGATTCGCCGGCGCTTCATCGTGAAGATACATTGCGAACAGGCGTAGACTTATGTGATCCGGATTCGGTTGATGTCTTGGTGCAGATGGGTCCGCAAACCATTGAATTGTTGACGAAGATGGGAGCCGATTTTGATCGTAAAGGGAAAGATTGGGCGCTTGGACGAGAAGGTGCCCACAGTGTGGCCCGCATCTTGCACGCAGCAGGCGATGCAACGGGAGCGGCGATTGCGGGCGCTTTGCTTGTGAAAGCAGTTCAACATCCACATATTTATATTCATAGTCACACCTTGGTTGCAGATTTGTTAGTGGATCAAGGAGAGTGCAGAGGGGCTCTGGCTTTTCGGACAAATCGTACTCCGATGCAGTATCTGGCCAATAAAGGAGTCGTGATGGCTGCGGGTGGATGTGGCCAACTCTTTAAATATACGACCAATGATCGCGTAGCAACTGGAGACGGATTGGCAATGGCTCATCGGGCAGGAGCTGTGCTGACGGATATGGAGTTTATGCAGTTTCATCCTACTGCTCTCGCAGTGAAGCAAAATCCGATGTTTTTGATCTCAGAAGCGGTAAGAGGTGAGGGCGCGATCTTGGTTAATGATCGTGGTGAAGCGTTTATGAGTCGTTACGATGAATGGAAAGACCTCGCCCCTCGTGACGTGGTGTCACGAGCGATCTACCAGGAGATGCAAGAGGGACGTAAAGTATATTTGGACGCTCGTATGTTGGGGAAACACTTTGCCGCTCGCTTTCCTACAATTTATCAAGAGTGTAGGAGACAAGGGCTTCACCCTGCTAAGGATTTATTGCCGGTAACGCCAGCGGCTCACTTCATTATGGGAGGAATCCGAACTGATTCCCACGGACAGACCAATATCCCTCGTTTGTATGCGTGTGGCGAAGTGGCATGTACGGGTGTACATGGGGCAAATCGCTTGGCGAGCAATTCATTGCTGGAAGGATCGGTATTTGCACAAAGAGTAGCCGCTTCGATGGATCAATTACCAGAGTGGATCGGGGAAGTAGATACTTCTCCTATCGCTGCTCTTCCTTTAAAATTAGAACGGGATGAGAAGATGCGTCTGCGTATTCAGGAGATCATGTGGGAGCGCTGT
This sequence is a window from Mechercharimyces sp. CAU 1602. Protein-coding genes within it:
- a CDS encoding alpha/beta hydrolase, whose protein sequence is MRADSFIFTASDGEEIFVYRWSPAGTCRGIVQIAHGMAEHAGRYDDFAKALTDAGYRVYANDHRGHGRTAGTQERLGHFADRSGWDRTMEDMHELTVRIRQENTSQQTLFLLGHSMGSFLARYYAQSYGDELAGLILSGTGISKGPVSSVGLSIAKLQGWVRGKKTRSKLLDRLSFGKFNHSFMPIRTSFDWLSRDEEEVDKYIRDPLCGQIATSQFFRDLITGVKVLDRPQHLQRIPSTLPIYLFSGAKDPVGEEGKGVHKVAKLLKDAGVKEVEIRLYEDGRHEMLNELNKEEVYHDVLTWLERHQ
- a CDS encoding cysteine desulfurase family protein, with translation MKSIYLDYGATAPVRKEVQEIVMHCLQHEFANGGSLHDPGQAARDRIEWARSQVATSIGADAREIIFTSGGTEANNLAVLGAARKHRHRGNHIITSQVEHPAILECCRALEKEGFDITYLPVNRYGQVETEKVKEAITPNTILVSVMAANNEVGSLNPIATIGELLREKGILFHVDAIQWVGKLPLDLSLLSIDLLSIASHKIYGPKGVGALYIRKGVRIEPIMYGGGQERGLRPSTQNVPGIVGFGLAAELISQEVTTEAARLTQLRDTLWKRISSEIKDVCLNGHPTDRLPNNINVSFDRVEGQAVMLELNRHNIFISSGSACSAGKHAPSHVLIAMGHKAEDAHQSLRITLGRETTREDLDLLVGRLHEVITYMRSLI
- a CDS encoding HPr family phosphocarrier protein; translated protein: MEKRMDLTLRSPMQMTHLLYLSQKLVQVESDIQFVKEGVTCNGKSILGVISFFLSMKKGELFTLLVEGSDAGAVCNQLEEWFAQRQEAEPDQWEQEGTEQVLEAWREAGSKWTPSVRMVAKSYFRSG
- a CDS encoding L-aspartate oxidase; its protein translation is MNQIKTDFLVIGSGIAGLVTALLLADKGEVTILTKEREEASNSFRAQGGIAAAVGMEDSPALHREDTLRTGVDLCDPDSVDVLVQMGPQTIELLTKMGADFDRKGKDWALGREGAHSVARILHAAGDATGAAIAGALLVKAVQHPHIYIHSHTLVADLLVDQGECRGALAFRTNRTPMQYLANKGVVMAAGGCGQLFKYTTNDRVATGDGLAMAHRAGAVLTDMEFMQFHPTALAVKQNPMFLISEAVRGEGAILVNDRGEAFMSRYDEWKDLAPRDVVSRAIYQEMQEGRKVYLDARMLGKHFAARFPTIYQECRRQGLHPAKDLLPVTPAAHFIMGGIRTDSHGQTNIPRLYACGEVACTGVHGANRLASNSLLEGSVFAQRVAASMDQLPEWIGEVDTSPIAALPLKLERDEKMRLRIQEIMWERCGIVRYVENLEAGLAELNALEEEVSPCNWEARNLITTGKVIIQSALWREESRGGHYRRDFPASLDEWKKKHYFVTLGEAK
- the wecB gene encoding non-hydrolyzing UDP-N-acetylglucosamine 2-epimerase, with translation MTPFRILIVFGTRPEAMKMAPLVKALRLREEWTSYICVTSQHQVMLNQVMNAFSLKADFDLDVMEEEQSLTSLTMRLLQRLEPVMQEVKPDLVLVHGDTTTSFVASIVASYFQIPVGHVEAGLRTTDLRSPFPEEMNRRLTGVIAQLHFAPTQRAAANLYREGKSRNQVYITGNTIIDAFATTVRKEYSHPLLQNIKDKQLVLVTAHRRESWGEAMRKMFESLRRLIDEVSSAVILFPVHLNPQVKLLAEKVLGGHERIHLIPPLCPLHFHNLLQHAHLVCTDSGGIQEEAPSFKVPVLVMRERTERPEAVEAGVAKLVGTDGECLYTEAKQLLIDRKSHENMITDHNPFGDGEAAQRICDAIAYHFGFSDVRPPCFVSSLCK
- a CDS encoding GNAT family N-acetyltransferase, with the translated sequence MVNRFKFRHIQQLSSTDIHSLSNLLIEVIHSGASIGFISPFTYEEATSYWSSLNLAEKQLWIATLDEHIIGSVQLIPCNKPNGTHRGEVAKLMVSPQVRRQGIARTLMRVVEKAAIEKNIHLLVLDTRDGDPSNQLYQSLNYTFVGQIPQYARSDGGKLDSTMIYYKLLTS